Proteins from one Burkholderia oklahomensis C6786 genomic window:
- a CDS encoding OsmC family protein: protein MECKVSWMGQDGMAFAAQTGSGHLVTMDGAPEGGGHDLAPRPMEMVLVGTGGCTAYDVVLILKKSRQEVTGCSVTLQAERASEDPKVFTKVHFHFTVTGRNLNPATVERAINLSHDKYCSASIMIAKTAELSHSFEIVAA from the coding sequence ATGGAATGCAAAGTAAGCTGGATGGGACAGGATGGCATGGCGTTCGCCGCCCAAACGGGCAGCGGCCACCTCGTCACGATGGACGGCGCGCCCGAAGGCGGCGGACACGATCTCGCGCCGCGTCCGATGGAGATGGTTCTCGTCGGCACGGGCGGCTGCACGGCCTATGACGTCGTGCTGATCCTCAAGAAGAGCCGCCAGGAAGTGACGGGCTGCTCCGTGACGCTGCAGGCGGAGCGCGCGAGCGAGGACCCGAAGGTGTTCACGAAGGTCCACTTCCATTTCACGGTGACGGGCCGCAACCTGAATCCCGCGACCGTCGAGCGCGCGATCAACCTGTCGCACGACAAATACTGCTCGGCGTCGATCATGATCGCGAAGACGGCCGAGCTGTCGCACTCGTTCGAAATCGTCGCCGCGTAA
- the rpsI gene encoding 30S ribosomal protein S9, producing the protein MIGNWNYGTGRRKSAVARVFIKAGKGDIIVNGKPIADYFSRETSLMIVRQPLELTSHSQTFDIKVNVSGGGETGQAGAVRHGITRALIDYDATLKPTLSSAGFVTRDAREVERKKVGLHKARRAKQFSKR; encoded by the coding sequence ATGATCGGTAACTGGAATTACGGTACGGGCCGCCGCAAGAGCGCAGTCGCTCGTGTCTTCATCAAGGCTGGCAAGGGCGACATCATCGTCAACGGCAAGCCCATCGCTGACTACTTCTCGCGCGAAACGTCGCTGATGATCGTGCGTCAGCCGCTGGAACTCACGAGCCACAGCCAGACGTTCGACATCAAGGTGAACGTGTCGGGCGGCGGCGAGACGGGTCAAGCGGGCGCGGTGCGTCACGGCATCACCCGCGCGCTGATCGACTACGACGCGACGCTGAAGCCGACGCTGTCGAGCGCGGGCTTCGTCACGCGTGACGCTCGTGAAGTGGAGCGTAAGAAGGTCGGTCTCCACAAGGCACGCCGCGCCAAGCAGTTCTCGAAGCGTTAA
- a CDS encoding anhydro-N-acetylmuramic acid kinase: MNVAPNRMQPGHPADGVYFGLMSGTSMDGVDGVAVRFETGKPPAVLSEAFVGFADALRDALFALQQPGDDEIEREALAANALAARYAVCCHELLRAAGLAPEDVRALGVHGQTVRHRPERGYTRQINNAALLAELTRIDVIADFRSRDVAAGGQGAPLVPAFHATLFGSPDETRVVCNLGGISNITILPAARDSRDARDESVRGFDCGPANALIDAWAERHLKQPFDDGGRFAARGTVDDALLAALLDEPYFRQNAPKSTGRDLFNTAWLDAKLAGFSGLAPEDVQATLTVLTAATVADEIARHASDCRAVYVCGGGARNPVLLAAIAAALAARGLDAPVDTTAALGVPPQQVESLAFAWLAYRFNARAPGNVSAVTGAAGERVLGALYPR, encoded by the coding sequence ATGAACGTGGCGCCCAACCGCATGCAACCCGGCCATCCCGCGGATGGCGTGTATTTTGGCCTGATGTCGGGCACGAGCATGGACGGCGTCGACGGCGTCGCCGTCCGTTTCGAGACGGGCAAGCCCCCCGCGGTGCTGTCCGAAGCGTTCGTCGGCTTCGCCGATGCGCTGCGCGACGCGCTCTTTGCGCTGCAGCAGCCGGGCGACGACGAGATCGAGCGCGAAGCGCTCGCCGCGAACGCGCTCGCCGCGCGCTATGCGGTGTGCTGCCACGAACTGCTGCGCGCGGCGGGCCTCGCGCCCGAGGACGTGCGCGCGCTCGGCGTGCACGGACAGACGGTGCGGCACCGGCCCGAGCGCGGCTACACGCGGCAGATCAACAACGCGGCACTGCTCGCCGAGCTGACCCGCATCGACGTGATCGCGGACTTCCGCAGCCGCGACGTCGCCGCGGGCGGCCAGGGCGCGCCGCTCGTGCCGGCGTTCCACGCGACCTTGTTCGGCTCGCCGGACGAGACGCGCGTCGTCTGCAATCTCGGCGGCATCAGCAACATCACGATCCTGCCCGCCGCGCGGGATTCGCGGGACGCGCGTGACGAATCGGTGCGCGGCTTCGACTGCGGCCCGGCGAACGCGCTGATCGACGCGTGGGCGGAACGCCATCTGAAGCAGCCGTTCGACGACGGCGGGCGCTTCGCGGCGCGCGGCACGGTCGACGACGCGCTGCTCGCCGCGCTGCTCGATGAACCGTATTTCCGCCAGAACGCGCCGAAAAGCACGGGGCGCGATCTCTTCAACACCGCTTGGCTCGACGCGAAGCTCGCCGGTTTCTCGGGCCTCGCGCCCGAAGACGTGCAGGCGACGCTCACCGTGCTGACCGCGGCGACCGTCGCCGACGAGATCGCGCGGCATGCAAGCGACTGTCGCGCCGTCTACGTGTGCGGCGGCGGCGCACGCAACCCGGTGTTGCTCGCCGCGATCGCGGCCGCGCTCGCGGCGCGCGGGCTCGACGCGCCGGTCGACACGACGGCTGCGCTCGGCGTGCCGCCGCAGCAGGTCGAGTCGCTCGCGTTCGCGTGGCTCGCGTACCGCTTCAACGCGCGCGCGCCGGGCAACGTGTCGGCCGTCACGGGCGCGGCGGGCGAGCGCGTGTTGGGCGCCCTCTATCCGCGCTGA
- a CDS encoding DUF3025 domain-containing protein produces MDWCAPWLAPFAARGRRWTQAAQRGEAAWLRMLNDDAQAERIATGRGLPLRFIEQAALPAGVAYETHIAETGAVPTRHNLHDFFNALVWFAYPRIKATLNARQAAAIDATGVGPVRGAVRDALTLFDENAALFATSDPALAAALRGFDWPALMRASRAAWGAGCEARIVGHALLEKLVDPYKGCTAHTWIVDVPAAYFEWADAERCAWLDERVAAALAGTEPTSRAFAPLPVLGVPGWWPANESPSFYDDRQVFRSGRRSRAG; encoded by the coding sequence ATCGACTGGTGCGCGCCGTGGCTCGCGCCGTTCGCCGCGCGCGGCAGGCGATGGACGCAGGCCGCGCAGCGAGGCGAAGCGGCGTGGCTGCGCATGTTGAACGACGACGCGCAAGCCGAGCGAATCGCGACGGGCCGCGGCCTGCCGCTGCGCTTCATCGAACAGGCGGCGCTGCCGGCGGGCGTCGCGTACGAGACGCACATCGCCGAGACGGGCGCCGTCCCGACCCGCCACAACCTGCACGACTTCTTCAATGCGCTCGTCTGGTTCGCGTATCCGCGCATCAAGGCGACGCTCAACGCGCGCCAGGCCGCGGCGATCGACGCGACGGGCGTCGGCCCCGTGCGTGGTGCCGTCCGCGACGCGCTCACGCTGTTCGACGAGAACGCGGCGCTCTTCGCGACATCGGATCCGGCGCTCGCGGCCGCGCTGCGCGGCTTCGACTGGCCGGCGCTGATGCGCGCGTCGCGTGCCGCATGGGGGGCGGGCTGCGAAGCGCGGATCGTCGGCCATGCGCTGCTCGAAAAGCTCGTCGATCCGTACAAGGGCTGCACCGCGCACACGTGGATCGTCGACGTGCCGGCCGCGTATTTCGAGTGGGCCGACGCCGAGCGTTGCGCGTGGCTCGACGAACGTGTCGCGGCGGCGCTCGCCGGGACCGAGCCGACGAGCCGTGCGTTCGCGCCGTTGCCGGTGCTCGGCGTGCCGGGCTGGTGGCCTGCGAACGAGTCGCCGTCGTTCTACGACGATCGGCAGGTGTTTCGCAGTGGCCGCCGCTCCCGCGCCGGCTGA
- a CDS encoding histidine phosphatase family protein, giving the protein MATTQILFIRHGETAWNRIKRIQGHIDIPLADTGLAQARQLAERLARDARAGARIDAIYSSDLSRAQQTAQPTADALGLPLALREGLRERAYGVFQGHDSAEIEARFPDAFAQWQTRDPGFEPEGGESQRAFYHRVLHEVERIVAAHPGGRIACVAHGGVLDCVYRFANDLPLDAPRKHALLNTSVNVVDYADGRASVVRWADVDHLSEASDDDGYRKVL; this is encoded by the coding sequence ATGGCCACGACGCAGATCCTCTTCATTCGCCATGGCGAGACGGCCTGGAACCGCATCAAGCGGATTCAAGGCCACATCGACATTCCGCTCGCCGACACGGGGCTCGCGCAGGCGCGGCAACTGGCCGAGCGGCTCGCGCGCGACGCACGCGCCGGCGCGCGGATCGACGCGATCTATTCGAGCGATCTGTCGCGCGCGCAGCAGACCGCGCAGCCGACGGCCGACGCGCTGGGCCTGCCGCTCGCGCTGCGCGAAGGGCTGCGCGAGCGCGCGTACGGCGTGTTCCAGGGGCATGACAGCGCGGAGATCGAGGCACGCTTTCCCGACGCGTTCGCGCAGTGGCAGACGCGCGATCCCGGCTTCGAGCCGGAAGGCGGCGAATCGCAGCGCGCGTTCTATCATCGCGTGCTGCACGAGGTCGAGCGGATCGTCGCCGCCCATCCGGGCGGGCGCATCGCGTGCGTCGCGCACGGCGGCGTGCTCGACTGCGTGTACCGGTTCGCGAACGATCTGCCGCTTGACGCGCCGCGCAAGCACGCGCTCCTGAACACGAGCGTCAACGTCGTCGATTACGCCGACGGCCGCGCGAGCGTCGTGCGCTGGGCCGACGTCGATCACCTGAGCGAAGCGAGCGACGACGACGGCTATCGGAAGGTGCTGTGA
- the rplM gene encoding 50S ribosomal protein L13, translating to MKTFSAKAHEVTREWYVIDATDKVLGRVASEVARRLRGKHKPEFTPHVDTGDFIIVINASKLKVTGNKTLDKKYYRHSGYPGGIYETTFGKMQERFPGRALEKAVKGMLPKGPLGYAMIKKLKVYAEATHPHSAQQPKALEI from the coding sequence ATGAAGACGTTTTCCGCAAAAGCCCATGAGGTGACGCGCGAATGGTACGTGATTGACGCGACGGATAAGGTTCTCGGACGTGTCGCCAGCGAAGTGGCACGCCGTCTGCGCGGCAAGCACAAGCCCGAGTTCACCCCGCACGTCGACACCGGTGATTTCATCATCGTCATCAACGCGAGCAAGCTGAAGGTCACGGGCAACAAGACGCTGGACAAGAAGTACTACCGTCACTCGGGCTACCCGGGCGGCATCTATGAAACGACGTTCGGCAAGATGCAGGAACGCTTCCCGGGCCGCGCGCTCGAGAAGGCGGTCAAGGGCATGCTGCCGAAGGGCCCGCTCGGCTACGCGATGATCAAGAAGCTGAAGGTCTACGCTGAAGCCACGCATCCGCATTCGGCGCAACAGCCGAAGGCGCTCGAGATCTAA
- the dtd gene encoding D-aminoacyl-tRNA deacylase has translation MIALIQRVRRADVRVGDRVTGEIGPGLLALVCAERGDTEAVADKLLAKVLGYRVFSDAAGKMNLPVSNIDGAGRAGGLLLVSQFTLAADTNSGLRPSFTPAAPPDEGARLFDYFVRAARERHPIVATGEFGADMQVSLVNDGPVTFWLQTHP, from the coding sequence ATGATCGCGCTGATCCAGCGCGTCAGGCGCGCCGACGTGCGCGTCGGCGACCGCGTGACGGGCGAGATCGGCCCGGGCCTCCTCGCGCTCGTCTGCGCGGAGCGCGGCGACACCGAGGCCGTCGCCGACAAGCTGCTCGCGAAGGTGCTCGGCTACCGGGTGTTCAGCGACGCGGCGGGCAAGATGAACCTGCCCGTGTCGAACATCGACGGCGCGGGGCGCGCGGGCGGTCTGTTGCTCGTATCGCAGTTCACGCTCGCGGCCGACACGAACAGCGGCCTGCGCCCGAGCTTCACGCCCGCCGCGCCGCCCGACGAGGGCGCGCGCCTCTTCGACTACTTCGTGCGCGCGGCCCGCGAGCGTCATCCGATCGTCGCGACGGGCGAATTCGGCGCCGACATGCAGGTGTCGCTCGTGAACGACGGTCCCGTGACGTTCTGGCTGCAGACGCACCCCTGA
- a CDS encoding oxygenase MpaB family protein — MSAPLHDRPARSTIGRPFVERVRARVAGGVTHLTTGGGPSLDYSSPPGDPGLFGPDAVCWKVHADFTSMMTGGISALLLQALHPLALAGVWDHSTFRTDILGRLRRTATFISGTTYGSRADALKLIERVKAIHETVTGTGLDGRPYRASDPALLTWVHVAEVSSFLAAHLRYANPLLSGADQDRYYAETARVAELLGATNVPKTRADVAAYFAAMRPELEASERTHEVVRILTNVPVPKPAMRPAATLLFNAGVDLLPTWAQQMLGLSALAPVRRALVRPGVRIVAPVIRWALVNGVSKRARRRVAASPQQPGRTGK, encoded by the coding sequence ATGTCCGCCCCGCTACACGACCGCCCAGCACGCTCGACGATCGGCCGTCCGTTCGTCGAGCGCGTGCGTGCGCGCGTCGCGGGCGGCGTCACGCATCTGACGACAGGCGGCGGCCCGTCGCTCGACTACTCGTCGCCGCCCGGCGACCCCGGCCTCTTCGGCCCCGACGCGGTGTGCTGGAAAGTGCACGCCGATTTCACGTCGATGATGACGGGCGGCATCTCCGCACTGCTGCTGCAAGCGCTGCATCCGCTCGCGCTCGCGGGCGTGTGGGACCATTCGACGTTCCGCACCGACATCCTCGGCCGCCTGCGCCGCACCGCGACGTTCATCTCCGGCACGACGTACGGCAGCCGCGCCGACGCGCTGAAGCTGATCGAACGCGTGAAGGCGATCCACGAGACCGTCACCGGCACGGGGCTCGACGGCCGTCCGTATCGCGCGAGCGACCCGGCGCTGCTGACGTGGGTGCACGTGGCCGAAGTGTCGAGCTTTCTCGCCGCGCACTTGCGCTACGCGAATCCGCTGCTGTCGGGCGCCGACCAGGACCGCTACTACGCGGAAACGGCGCGCGTCGCCGAACTGCTCGGCGCGACGAACGTGCCCAAGACACGCGCCGACGTCGCCGCGTACTTCGCCGCGATGCGCCCCGAGCTGGAAGCGAGCGAACGCACGCACGAGGTGGTGCGCATCCTGACGAACGTGCCGGTGCCGAAGCCGGCGATGCGCCCCGCCGCCACGCTGCTGTTCAACGCCGGCGTCGACTTGCTGCCGACGTGGGCGCAGCAGATGCTCGGCCTGTCGGCGCTCGCTCCCGTGCGCCGCGCGCTCGTGCGGCCCGGTGTGCGGATCGTCGCGCCGGTGATCCGCTGGGCGCTCGTCAACGGCGTGTCGAAGCGCGCCCGCCGGCGCGTCGCCGCGTCGCCCCAGCAGCCCGGCCGCACCGGCAAGTAG
- a CDS encoding class II glutamine amidotransferase, with product MCQLFGMNCAEPTDVTFSFTGFAARGGLTDHHADGWGIAFFEDKACRLFIDQQSSATSPIAEMVKRYPIKSKNTIAHIRKATQGHILLENCHPFMRELWGRHWIFAHNGDLQGYAPDLEGGVYQPVGTTDSEKAFCKLMQGLRDAFPGAQPPLPELFEQVGELTRDITRHGVFNFLMSNGQALFAHCSTRLHYLVRRWPFSTAHLIDEDISIDFAKYTTPEDRVAVIATQPLTDDEVWTALEPGELVMFQCGDVAATMRIPVPEAVLDKLRNPELDASASAPRRAAALAASGDLGDDPVDF from the coding sequence ATGTGCCAACTCTTCGGAATGAACTGCGCCGAACCGACGGACGTGACGTTCTCGTTTACCGGCTTTGCGGCCCGCGGCGGGCTCACCGACCACCATGCCGACGGCTGGGGCATCGCGTTCTTCGAGGACAAGGCGTGCCGCCTCTTCATCGACCAGCAGTCGTCCGCGACGTCGCCCATCGCCGAGATGGTCAAGCGCTATCCGATCAAGTCGAAGAACACGATCGCGCACATCCGCAAGGCGACGCAGGGGCACATCCTGCTCGAGAACTGCCATCCGTTCATGCGCGAGCTGTGGGGCCGCCACTGGATCTTCGCGCACAACGGCGATCTGCAGGGCTACGCGCCCGATCTCGAAGGCGGCGTCTATCAGCCGGTCGGCACGACCGACAGCGAGAAGGCGTTCTGCAAGCTGATGCAGGGGCTGCGCGACGCGTTCCCCGGCGCGCAGCCGCCGCTGCCCGAGTTGTTCGAGCAGGTCGGCGAGCTCACGCGCGACATCACGCGGCACGGCGTCTTCAACTTCCTGATGTCGAACGGGCAGGCGCTGTTCGCGCACTGCTCGACGCGCCTGCATTACCTCGTGCGGCGCTGGCCGTTCTCGACCGCACACCTGATCGACGAGGACATCTCGATCGATTTCGCGAAATACACGACGCCGGAAGACCGTGTCGCGGTGATCGCGACGCAGCCGCTCACCGACGACGAAGTGTGGACCGCGCTCGAGCCGGGCGAGCTCGTGATGTTCCAGTGCGGCGACGTCGCGGCGACGATGCGCATCCCGGTGCCGGAGGCCGTGCTCGACAAGCTCAGGAATCCGGAGCTCGATGCGTCCGCATCGGCGCCGCGCCGGGCGGCCGCGCTCGCGGCGAGCGGCGATCTCGGCGACGATCCGGTCGATTTCTGA
- a CDS encoding ParB/Srx family N-terminal domain-containing protein, with protein MPHPLSRLVVVAAFPLIAAIAACGGDGTAPVAPIAAVDAGANGSTPGNATSPGNAGNPSPSAPTPAQGRWKSARTGDMLDVALAELRPTQGALGYDQIYYKLGRYERQPDKKFDDFCADEGLGGVASNGYTAQSVLRDAASYACATGADARDRTVLNPVVVGPDGDTLYVTDGHHGLSTYYETPGGGATLHVHVVVKDNLSDYSGAAFWQQMQTRGYTRLRDGDGRPIAPDRLPAGLGLALGMQDDRYRSLVYFTRDIGYAKPAQATDYLEFYWADWLRGQPATFSLAGYDLARAGATDPDPATADTGCLNAVWNAAASMVASTDPVIDGKTGADLGRADQINGGKQYGKGEFDKLRQPITADKPGKIAYALDYKTRHGLR; from the coding sequence ATGCCCCATCCGCTCTCCCGTCTCGTCGTCGTTGCCGCCTTTCCGCTCATCGCCGCGATCGCCGCATGCGGCGGCGACGGCACGGCCCCCGTCGCCCCGATCGCCGCCGTCGATGCAGGCGCGAACGGCTCCACGCCAGGCAATGCGACGAGCCCGGGGAACGCCGGCAATCCGTCGCCATCGGCGCCCACGCCCGCGCAGGGCAGATGGAAAAGCGCGCGCACGGGCGACATGCTCGACGTGGCGCTCGCCGAGCTGCGTCCGACGCAAGGCGCGCTCGGCTACGACCAGATCTACTACAAGCTCGGTCGCTACGAGCGGCAGCCCGACAAGAAATTCGACGACTTCTGCGCGGACGAAGGGCTCGGCGGCGTCGCGTCGAACGGCTACACCGCGCAATCGGTGCTGCGCGACGCGGCGAGCTACGCATGCGCGACCGGCGCCGACGCGCGCGACCGCACGGTGCTCAACCCCGTCGTCGTCGGCCCGGACGGCGACACGCTGTACGTGACCGACGGCCACCACGGCCTGTCGACCTATTACGAGACGCCCGGCGGCGGCGCGACGCTCCACGTGCACGTCGTCGTCAAGGACAATCTCAGCGACTACTCGGGCGCGGCGTTCTGGCAGCAGATGCAAACCCGCGGCTACACGCGCCTGAGGGACGGCGACGGACGGCCGATCGCGCCGGATCGGTTGCCCGCCGGGCTCGGGCTCGCGCTCGGCATGCAGGACGACCGCTACCGGTCGCTCGTTTATTTCACGCGGGACATCGGCTACGCGAAGCCCGCGCAAGCGACCGACTACCTCGAGTTCTACTGGGCCGACTGGCTGCGCGGACAGCCAGCGACGTTCTCGCTCGCCGGCTACGACCTGGCTCGCGCGGGCGCGACCGATCCCGACCCGGCAACGGCCGATACCGGCTGCCTGAATGCGGTATGGAATGCGGCGGCGAGCATGGTCGCGTCGACCGATCCGGTGATTGACGGCAAGACGGGCGCCGACCTCGGTCGCGCCGATCAGATCAACGGCGGCAAGCAATACGGCAAAGGGGAATTCGACAAGCTGCGCCAGCCGATCACGGCCGACAAGCCCGGCAAGATCGCGTATGCGCTCGATTACAAGACGCGCCACGGGCTGCGCTGA
- the pyrC gene encoding dihydroorotase, translating into MNASAPATLTLARPDDWHLHVRDGAMLAAVLPHTARQFGRAIIMPNLKPPVTTTAQAQAYRERILAALPAGMTFEPLMTLYLTDNTPADEIRRARESGFVHGVKLYPAGATTNSDAGVTDLLGKCAKTLEAMQDVGMPLLVHGEVTDASIDLFDREKVFIDRVMEPLRRALPGLKVVFEHITTKDAADYVRDADAAPGLLGATITAHHLLYNRNAMFVGGIRPHYYCLPVLKRETHRVALIAAATSGNPRFFLGTDSAPHVKGAKEAACGCAGCYTALHALELYTEAFDQAGALDKLEGFASFFGADFYGLPRSGETVTLRRETWELPREIDAGDASVVPLRGGEPIGWRLV; encoded by the coding sequence ATGAATGCTTCTGCTCCCGCCACGCTGACCCTCGCACGCCCCGACGACTGGCACTTGCACGTGCGCGACGGCGCGATGCTCGCGGCCGTCCTGCCGCACACCGCCCGCCAGTTCGGCCGCGCGATCATCATGCCGAACCTGAAGCCGCCCGTCACGACGACCGCGCAGGCGCAGGCGTACCGCGAGCGCATTCTCGCCGCGCTGCCGGCCGGCATGACGTTCGAGCCGTTGATGACGCTGTACCTGACCGACAACACGCCCGCCGACGAGATCCGCCGCGCGCGCGAAAGCGGCTTCGTGCATGGCGTGAAGCTGTATCCGGCGGGCGCGACGACGAACTCGGACGCCGGCGTGACCGATTTGCTCGGCAAATGCGCGAAGACGCTCGAGGCGATGCAGGACGTGGGGATGCCGCTCCTCGTGCACGGCGAGGTGACGGACGCGTCGATCGACCTGTTCGACCGCGAAAAGGTGTTCATCGATCGCGTGATGGAACCGCTGCGCCGCGCGCTGCCGGGGCTCAAGGTGGTGTTCGAGCACATCACGACGAAGGACGCGGCCGACTACGTGCGCGACGCCGACGCGGCGCCCGGCCTCCTCGGCGCGACGATCACCGCGCACCATCTGCTGTACAACCGCAACGCGATGTTCGTGGGCGGGATCCGGCCGCATTACTACTGCCTGCCGGTGCTGAAGCGCGAGACGCACCGGGTCGCGCTCATCGCCGCGGCGACGTCGGGCAATCCGCGCTTTTTCCTCGGCACCGACAGCGCGCCGCACGTGAAGGGTGCGAAAGAGGCCGCGTGCGGCTGCGCGGGCTGCTACACGGCGCTGCACGCGCTCGAGCTGTACACGGAGGCGTTCGATCAGGCGGGCGCGCTGGACAAGCTCGAAGGCTTCGCGAGCTTCTTCGGCGCGGATTTCTACGGATTGCCGCGCAGCGGCGAGACGGTGACGCTGCGTCGCGAGACGTGGGAGCTGCCGCGCGAGATCGACGCGGGCGACGCGTCCGTCGTGCCGCTGCGCGGCGGCGAGCCGATCGGCTGGCGGCTCGTCTGA
- the erpA gene encoding iron-sulfur cluster insertion protein ErpA has translation MNAVTESAATTEMPAPFVFTDAAADKVKQLIDEEGNPELKLRVFVQGGGCSGFQYGFTFDEDVNEDDTVLNKNGVVLLVDAMSYQYLVGAEIDYKDDLNGAQFVIKNPNATTTCGCGSSFSV, from the coding sequence ATGAACGCTGTCACCGAATCCGCGGCAACCACCGAGATGCCGGCTCCGTTCGTCTTCACCGACGCGGCGGCCGATAAGGTCAAGCAATTGATCGACGAAGAAGGCAACCCCGAGCTCAAGCTGCGCGTGTTCGTGCAAGGCGGCGGTTGCTCCGGCTTCCAGTACGGCTTCACGTTCGACGAGGACGTCAACGAGGACGACACCGTGCTCAACAAGAACGGCGTCGTGCTGCTCGTCGACGCGATGAGCTATCAGTACCTCGTCGGCGCTGAGATCGACTACAAGGACGATCTGAACGGCGCGCAATTCGTCATCAAGAACCCGAACGCGACCACGACTTGCGGTTGCGGCTCGTCGTTCTCGGTCTGA
- the tyrS gene encoding tyrosine--tRNA ligase, with protein MSTDPTSKPAFPITDEVRHALAVTKRGVDELLIEEEFAQKLAKSAATGKPLRIKLGLDPTAPDIHIGHTVVLNKMRQLQDLGHTVIFLIGDFTSLIGDPSGRNATRPPLTREQIESNAKTYFEQAALVLDREKTEIRYNSEWSMPLGADGMIKLASRYTVARMLEREDFTKRFQGGIPISIHEFLYPLMQGYDSVALNADLELGGTDQKFNLLVGRELQKQYGQEQQCILTMPLLEGLDGVEKMSKSKGNYVGISEKPTDMFGKLMSISDVLMWRYFELLSFRSLDEIAQFRAEAEGGRNPRDFKVMLAQEIVERFHSRAEAERALEDFNHRAKGGVPDDIPTVTLTGAPLAIGQLLKQAGLVPSTSEALRNIEQGGVKIDGATVSDKALKVEAGEFVVQVGKRRFARVTLTA; from the coding sequence ATGAGCACCGATCCCACTTCCAAGCCCGCCTTCCCGATCACCGATGAGGTCCGCCACGCGCTCGCCGTCACGAAGCGCGGCGTCGACGAGCTGCTGATCGAGGAAGAGTTCGCGCAGAAGCTCGCGAAAAGCGCGGCGACGGGCAAGCCGCTGCGCATCAAGCTGGGCCTCGATCCGACCGCGCCCGACATCCACATCGGCCACACGGTCGTGCTGAACAAGATGCGCCAGTTGCAGGATCTCGGCCATACGGTGATCTTCCTGATCGGCGACTTCACGTCGCTGATCGGCGATCCGTCGGGGCGCAACGCGACGCGTCCGCCGCTCACGCGCGAGCAGATCGAATCGAACGCGAAGACCTATTTCGAGCAGGCGGCGCTCGTGCTCGACCGCGAAAAGACCGAGATCCGCTACAACAGCGAATGGTCGATGCCGCTCGGCGCGGACGGGATGATCAAGCTTGCGTCGCGCTACACGGTCGCGCGAATGCTCGAGCGCGAGGACTTCACGAAGCGCTTCCAGGGCGGCATTCCGATCTCGATCCACGAATTCCTGTACCCGCTGATGCAAGGCTACGACTCGGTCGCGCTGAACGCCGATCTCGAGCTGGGCGGCACCGACCAGAAATTCAACCTGCTCGTCGGCCGCGAGTTGCAGAAGCAGTACGGGCAGGAGCAGCAGTGCATCCTGACCATGCCGCTTCTCGAAGGCCTCGACGGCGTCGAGAAGATGTCGAAGTCGAAGGGCAACTACGTCGGCATCAGCGAGAAGCCGACCGACATGTTCGGCAAGCTGATGAGCATCTCGGACGTGCTGATGTGGCGCTACTTCGAGCTGCTGTCGTTCCGCAGTCTCGACGAGATCGCGCAGTTCCGCGCCGAGGCCGAAGGCGGGCGCAATCCGCGCGACTTCAAGGTGATGCTCGCGCAGGAGATCGTCGAGCGCTTCCACTCGCGCGCCGAGGCCGAGCGCGCGCTCGAAGACTTCAATCACCGTGCGAAGGGCGGCGTGCCCGACGACATCCCCACGGTGACGCTCACCGGCGCGCCGCTCGCGATCGGCCAGTTGCTGAAGCAGGCGGGGCTCGTGCCGTCGACGAGCGAGGCGCTGCGCAACATCGAGCAGGGCGGCGTGAAGATCGACGGCGCGACGGTGTCCGACAAGGCGCTGAAGGTCGAAGCGGGCGAGTTCGTCGTGCAGGTCGGCAAGCGCCGCTTCGCGCGCGTGACGCTCACCGCATGA